The Streptomyces sp. 11x1 genomic sequence TGAGTCCGCTGGCGTCGCAGAAGGTGACCGCCATGAGATCGACGTCGATGGTACGCATGCCGTCGCGCAGACATCCGGCCAGTTCGGCGTACACGAGCGGGGCGGTGGCCAGGTCGATCTCTCCCGAGAGGGTGACGAGCGCGCGGGTGGTGCGGTCGTGCCGGTGGACGGTCAACTGGGTCAGGGGCATGGTTCCCTCGGTTCTCGACATCTGTCGGTGGTCCCGCGCGGCAGGATCAG encodes the following:
- a CDS encoding STAS domain-containing protein, which codes for MSRTEGTMPLTQLTVHRHDRTTRALVTLSGEIDLATAPLVYAELAGCLRDGMRTIDVDLMAVTFCDASGLNAFLTTFRLGAGAGTILRLHYPPPAMARVIELTGSGFLLDEHHTDRPARPQVPTVAGGAL